A window of Aequoribacter fuscus genomic DNA:
GCAATTCGTATAAACTTTGTGTCCAAGCTTCCAGCACCTGAGCGCGCCAACAATATCATGTCTAGAGGCAAAGCGCCCTCTTTTTGACACCGAAAAAGTTCGCGAGCTTGTCGTTTCACGCGATTGCGTCCAACAGCAGTTTTGATGTGTTTTTTTGCAATAACAAGGCCCAAACGCGACGTGTCGCCGAGGCTTGGTTTTGCGAGTAGCAGAAAGGATTGAGAGCTGGCTTTGAAGGGCGCGTTATCGAAAACGTGTTGATAATCGCTTTTGGTCAGCAATCGTTTGTGCCGACCAAAAGAGGAATCTTGCTTTGAATCGGTCACAGAACCAAAGAAGGTCCGATACGATTAAGCAGACAGACGCTTACGACCTTTAGCGCGACGACGGTTAATAAGCTGACGGCCTGACTTTGTAGCCATGCGAGCGCGAAAACCGTGAGTACGTTTGCGTTTTAAGACGCTTGGCTGAAAAGTTCTTTTCATGATTTACACCTAAAAAGTATATTGTTTAAGGCCAAAGACCCGT
This region includes:
- the rpmH gene encoding 50S ribosomal protein L34 produces the protein MKRTFQPSVLKRKRTHGFRARMATKSGRQLINRRRAKGRKRLSA
- the rnpA gene encoding ribonuclease P protein component: MTDSKQDSSFGRHKRLLTKSDYQHVFDNAPFKASSQSFLLLAKPSLGDTSRLGLVIAKKHIKTAVGRNRVKRQARELFRCQKEGALPLDMILLARSGAGSLDTKFIRIAITKMIEKVQTQASRNVSEHRKANASVAD